A window of Paraburkholderia bryophila contains these coding sequences:
- a CDS encoding succinylglutamate desuccinylase/aspartoacylase domain-containing protein: MSIEAYPIEVDFPDISVHEASPSGIAYVHTFDSGLPGPHVMINALTHGNEVCGAIVVDDLLRRQLRPRRGRLTLAFANVAAYLSFDPAKPDAARFVDQDFNRVWTAATLDDTSRTSSELTRAREMRPVIDTVDALLDLHSMHEKSKPLIVAGPLQKGSELAVKLGTPATVICDEGHPEGRRMRDYEGFGDPASTKNALLIECGQHWEHGAVGVARDTTARFLLLAGVVDETDLPAGWLAPLPAAQHIVRVTQPVVASSMDFRFAAPYTGLEIFEKAGAVIGWSNGEAVVTPYDNCMLVMPSLRQLRPGVTVVRLGKIEQTVTRSDTAGL; the protein is encoded by the coding sequence ATGAGCATCGAAGCCTATCCGATCGAAGTCGACTTCCCCGACATCTCGGTGCATGAAGCATCGCCGTCCGGGATTGCCTACGTCCATACGTTCGACTCCGGCCTGCCCGGACCGCATGTGATGATCAATGCGCTCACGCACGGCAACGAAGTGTGCGGCGCGATCGTCGTCGACGACCTGCTGCGCCGCCAACTGCGGCCGCGGCGCGGACGCCTGACGCTGGCGTTCGCGAACGTCGCCGCTTACCTGAGCTTCGATCCCGCGAAGCCCGACGCCGCGCGTTTCGTCGACCAGGACTTCAACCGCGTGTGGACCGCCGCGACGCTCGACGACACCTCGCGCACCTCCAGCGAATTGACGCGCGCCCGCGAGATGCGGCCGGTGATCGACACGGTCGACGCCCTGCTCGATCTGCATTCCATGCACGAGAAGAGCAAGCCGCTGATCGTCGCGGGACCGCTGCAAAAAGGCAGCGAACTGGCCGTGAAGCTCGGCACGCCCGCCACGGTGATCTGCGACGAAGGCCATCCCGAAGGCCGCCGTATGCGCGATTACGAGGGCTTCGGCGACCCCGCCAGCACGAAGAACGCGTTGCTGATCGAATGCGGACAGCACTGGGAACACGGCGCGGTCGGCGTGGCGCGCGACACCACCGCGCGTTTTCTGCTGCTGGCCGGTGTGGTCGACGAAACGGATCTGCCGGCGGGCTGGCTCGCGCCGTTGCCGGCTGCGCAGCACATCGTGCGCGTGACGCAACCGGTCGTGGCGAGCAGCATGGACTTCCGTTTCGCCGCGCCGTACACGGGTCTGGAAATCTTCGAGAAGGCCGGCGCCGTGATCGGCTGGTCGAACGGCGAGGCGGTCGTCACACCTTACGACAACTGCATGCTCGTCATGCCTTCGCTGCGGCAACTGCGGCCAGGCGTCACGGTCGTGCGGCTCGGCAAGATCGAACAGACCGTCACGCGTTCCGACACCGCGGGCTTGTGA
- a CDS encoding porin has translation MNRNITLTRLACAMAALASAPAFAQSSVTLYGIVDTGIGYQSSQAPSLGSTSGGKSNVKMINGVWAGSRFGLKGTEDLGGNTKAIFQLESGFNSATGGQQYTNAMFGRQAWVGVTNPTYGTFQAGRQYTAYYSLLSPYSPTTWLTGYYGAHPGDVDALDTIYRANNSLVYTSPKLYGFTFSGSYAVGGVPGSLNRGSTWSGAVQYLNGPVGIAVGFMRINNSTVGGGAYGADSTVSNNGAQPGVSAVTNGYQTAQAQQRFAVTGGYNFGNGWDVSAAYSNVQYIPGVGSSFRDTAIFNTAGAVLHWKPSVAWDFATGYSYTRATKANGITSSAQYQQVNLSEYYALSKRTGLYALQAFQRTNGNTLGTAGSGHIISATATIGDGFQSAPSSSRSQFAAGVGIVHRF, from the coding sequence ATGAATCGCAACATCACCCTGACCCGGCTCGCCTGCGCGATGGCGGCATTGGCTAGCGCGCCCGCTTTCGCACAAAGCAGCGTCACGCTATACGGTATCGTCGACACGGGTATCGGCTATCAGAGCAGCCAGGCGCCCTCGCTCGGCTCGACCTCGGGCGGCAAGTCGAACGTCAAGATGATCAACGGCGTGTGGGCCGGCAGCCGCTTCGGCCTGAAGGGCACGGAAGACCTGGGCGGCAACACCAAGGCGATCTTCCAGCTGGAGTCCGGCTTCAATTCCGCCACCGGCGGCCAGCAATACACGAACGCGATGTTCGGCCGCCAGGCCTGGGTCGGCGTGACGAACCCGACCTACGGTACGTTCCAGGCCGGCCGCCAGTACACCGCGTACTACTCGCTGCTGTCGCCGTATAGCCCGACCACGTGGCTCACCGGCTACTACGGCGCGCATCCGGGCGACGTCGACGCACTCGACACGATCTACCGCGCCAACAACTCGCTGGTCTACACGTCGCCGAAACTGTACGGCTTCACGTTCAGCGGCTCCTACGCGGTCGGCGGCGTGCCGGGCAGCCTCAATCGCGGCTCGACGTGGAGCGGCGCGGTGCAGTACCTCAACGGCCCGGTCGGCATCGCGGTCGGCTTCATGCGAATCAACAATTCGACGGTGGGCGGCGGCGCGTATGGCGCGGATTCGACCGTGTCGAACAACGGCGCGCAGCCGGGCGTGTCGGCGGTGACCAACGGTTATCAGACCGCCCAGGCGCAGCAGCGCTTTGCCGTGACCGGCGGGTATAACTTCGGCAACGGCTGGGACGTGTCGGCGGCTTACTCGAACGTGCAGTACATTCCGGGCGTCGGTTCGAGCTTCCGCGACACCGCCATCTTCAACACGGCCGGCGCGGTGCTGCACTGGAAGCCGAGCGTCGCGTGGGACTTCGCCACCGGCTACAGCTACACGCGCGCGACCAAGGCGAACGGCATCACGAGTTCGGCGCAGTACCAGCAGGTCAACCTGTCCGAGTACTATGCCTTGTCGAAGCGCACCGGCCTCTACGCGTTGCAGGCGTTCCAGCGCACGAACGGCAACACGCTCGGCACGGCCGGCTCGGGGCATATCATCAGCGCCACGGCCACGATCGGCGACGGTTTCCAGAGCGCGCCCTCGTCGTCGCGCAGCCAGTTCGCCGCGGGCGTCGGCATCGTGCACCGCTTCTAA
- a CDS encoding cupin domain-containing protein, translated as MKVQQLKQSVNLRNLEDWGTVGLPGTTPIQVSGVQRVIEGSEAVDTGIFECTAGTYRRSIKQAEVMHFIAGRGRFTPDNEETIHFASGDTLFFEANTEGLWEVEETMRKVYVIF; from the coding sequence ATGAAGGTACAGCAGCTCAAACAAAGCGTGAATCTGCGGAATCTGGAGGACTGGGGCACGGTCGGCTTGCCCGGCACGACGCCGATTCAGGTGTCCGGCGTGCAGCGCGTGATTGAAGGCAGCGAGGCGGTCGATACCGGCATTTTCGAATGCACGGCGGGCACTTACCGCCGTTCGATCAAGCAGGCCGAGGTCATGCACTTCATCGCCGGCCGTGGGCGCTTCACGCCGGACAACGAGGAGACCATCCATTTCGCGAGCGGCGACACGCTGTTCTTCGAAGCCAACACGGAAGGCCTCTGGGAAGTCGAAGAGACCATGCGCAAGGTCTACGTGATCTTCTGA
- a CDS encoding tartrate dehydrogenase: MSKKYRIAVIPGDGIGVEVMPEALRVLDAVKTRFGLDFEYQHIEWASCDYYAKHGKMMPDDWKAQLQSADAILFGAVGWPDTVPDHISLWGSLLKFRREFDQYINLRPARLFAGVPSPLAGRKAGDIDFWIVRENTEGEYSSVGGVMFEGTEREFVLQESVFTRHGSERVLKFAFDLAQRRERKKITVATKSNGIAISMPWWDKCAAGIAAQYPDVTWDKQHIDILCARFVLNPDRFDVVVATNLFGDILSDLGPACTGTIGLAPSANLNPDRKFPSLFEPVHGSAPDIAGKNIANPIAMIWSAAMMLDFLGNHAGREREAHDAILAAIEATLVAGPHTGDLGGKANTTEVGEAIAAKLN; the protein is encoded by the coding sequence ATGTCGAAGAAATATCGGATCGCGGTCATTCCCGGCGACGGCATTGGTGTCGAAGTGATGCCCGAAGCGCTACGCGTGCTGGACGCGGTGAAAACCCGCTTCGGACTCGACTTCGAGTATCAGCACATTGAATGGGCGAGCTGCGACTACTACGCGAAACACGGCAAGATGATGCCGGACGACTGGAAAGCGCAACTGCAATCCGCCGACGCGATTCTGTTCGGCGCGGTGGGCTGGCCCGACACGGTGCCCGACCATATTTCGCTGTGGGGCTCGCTGCTGAAATTCCGCCGCGAATTCGATCAGTACATCAACCTGCGGCCCGCGCGTCTGTTTGCCGGCGTGCCGTCGCCGCTCGCGGGCCGTAAGGCCGGCGACATCGACTTCTGGATCGTGCGCGAAAACACCGAGGGCGAGTATTCGTCGGTGGGTGGCGTGATGTTCGAAGGCACCGAGCGCGAATTCGTGCTGCAGGAATCAGTGTTCACGCGGCACGGCAGCGAGCGCGTGCTGAAGTTCGCGTTCGACCTCGCACAGCGGCGCGAGCGCAAGAAGATCACGGTCGCCACCAAGAGCAACGGCATCGCGATCAGCATGCCGTGGTGGGACAAATGCGCGGCCGGCATCGCAGCGCAGTATCCCGACGTGACGTGGGACAAGCAGCATATCGACATTCTCTGCGCGCGCTTCGTGCTGAACCCGGATCGCTTCGACGTGGTGGTCGCCACCAACCTGTTCGGCGACATTCTGTCCGATCTCGGCCCCGCCTGTACCGGCACGATCGGCCTCGCGCCCTCGGCCAATCTGAATCCCGACCGCAAGTTTCCGTCGCTGTTCGAACCGGTGCATGGCTCGGCACCCGACATTGCCGGCAAGAACATCGCCAATCCGATTGCGATGATCTGGTCGGCGGCGATGATGCTCGACTTCCTCGGCAATCACGCAGGCAGGGAGCGCGAGGCGCACGACGCGATTCTCGCGGCCATTGAGGCGACGCTGGTGGCCGGCCCGCATACCGGCGACCTGGGCGGCAAGGCGAACACCACCGAAGTCGGCGAGGCGATCGCGGCTAAACTCAACTAA